The region CGCGGCGCCTGCCTGTGCTGCCGCAGCCATAGTCCTCTTAGGTCTTGCCATGTTAGTTCCTCCCTATTTCAATCCGATTTCCAGTGTCAATGGGGATTATACGGCAGCCCCCTTTTTTTGTCAATGTCACGGATATGGAAAATAAACCGCTAAACAATGACCTTTATGGAAATTTTTCAGGCATACACTGACAGATTGTCATACTTCTTTATGGCATTTGCCACATTCCTGTGCGGAAATCAGTTTCCGGGCCCTGTCCGGGAACCAGGCAAAGGCTCCCGACGACGGAACCATGGCAAATTCCATCCTTTTCCCGCCGGACGGATGTGGAAATGCCAGCCTGCGGGCGCACAGGGCCAGAGGCTGGCGTCCATCCCCAAATCCCGTTTTTTTCCTTGCTCTGTCCACAGTCCCGGCTGTGGATTTTGTGGATAACCCGCCTCCATATCGTCCATCCCCGTACAAGGGAGTTGCGTGTCCGGCAAATTGTACCCTTATCTGGTGGTGTCTTCCTGTAAGCAGCTCTATATCTATTAAGGATAACATCTGATCCTGTTTTCCGGGGTTGTTGATAACCTCCAGGACCCGGTAATTAAGAACCGCCTTTTTGCCGTTTTCATCAGACTTATCCACAATCTTTGATGTGTTGTTTTCCTTGCAGTGGCGCAGATAATCCACATATGTCCCCTGTTTATCCACAGGTTTTCCACAAACCACCGCCAGGTATGATTTTTCCATTTTTCCGGCCTGCAAAGAGGCGCTTAATGATGCTGTGGATTTCTGGTTCAGTCCATATACCATAATTCCCTCCACCGGCTTATCCAGTCTGTGGATAACCCCCACATAGGGCGGCTGGGCTGTTGATGCTCCCTGTGGACGGCTGTGGATATCTTGTGGATTATGTAGATAGCGGCGTATCTCACTTACCATATCCGGCGCAAATCCCCTGGATACCTGGGACTCCAATCCCGCCGGTTTTTGCACTACTATAATATCTTTATCTTCATATAATATTGGTATCATACCTCGACCTCGCTTATCCGTCTGTTTCCTGTACAGATGATTCTAAAGAAACGCTTTTGTTTATACCATGATTCTCCCTACGCACGGTTGATTATATTCAGAAATTAGTTTTATACTCAAAGTAATTCTTAAAAAGTATTGCATATTTCTGGTCTTAGGTGTATAGTATATAATACAAACATATGTAGTATTCAAAACTACATTTCAGGGTTTCGATTAAAGTGAACTGTATTTTCAATAAAAGGAGGCTGGATACTATGACAGCAAAATTAAAACATGGGATCACCAAGGTTAAGGATCCCGGAAGCGCATTAACCCACTTCATCGCTATGATTCTGGCCATCATCGCAGCCATGCCGCTGCTCTCAAAGGCAGGACATGATTCCGGACATATGCACATCAGCGCGCTGGCGGTTTTTATACTGAGCATGATTGGTCTTTATGCGGCCAGCACCATATACCATACCCTGGATATCTCCCCTAAGATTAATAAGCTGCTCCGCAAGATAGACCATATGATGATTTTCATTTTGATAGCAGGCACTTATACTCCGGTATGCATGATTGTCCTGGGCGACAAAACCGGCTGGACCATGCTGACGCTGGTGTGGGGTATTGCTATTGTGGGTATCCTCATCAACGCACTGTGGATTACATGCCCCAAATGGTTCTCGTCCCTGATTTACATTGCCATGGGCTGGGTGTGCATACTGGCTATAACCAAAATATTAAGCTCCATGCCCAGAGCAGGCTTTATGTGGCTCCTGGCAGGCGGTATCATCTATACGGCCGGCGGTATCATCTACGCCATGAAGCTTCCATTCTTCAACTCCCGCCACCGGTATTTTGGTTCCCATGAGATTTTCCATCTCTTTGTTATGGGCGGAAGCCTCTGCCACTATGTGATGATGTACCGCTTTGTGGCATAAGGCAGCCTGCCCTCAGGGGACTTGTCTCCCTTATCAGATGTTCCTTCTGCGTCCTGCTCATATGTTTAATGGCATATTCCCTGCGCATGGCCTCCTGCTTTGTCTCAAAGGCCTCATAATAGGACAGCACCACCGGACGTCTGGGTCTGGTATACTTAGCTCCTTTACCCTGGTTATGGGCCTTCAGACGCTTGTCCAGGTCATTGGTCCAGCCGCAGTAATACGTTCCGTCCGCACAGGTGAGGATATAGGTGTAATTCATGGATATCCCTTCCTTCCCGGTAATCAAACTCCTGACAGCAATAAAAGGGCGTCCCTTTAAGGGAATGCCCTCTCTGTTTCATTTTATCAGATAATGCCGGCTATGTAAACGGTAATAACGCTTGCAACACGTCATCACCGCCCAGGTTGCCCTGTAATCTATGATTAAAGCACCAGCTGGATGCGCGGCACAACCAGATAGAAGGTATTTTTCTGAACCACATCTATATCTTATTATATCGCGCATACCCTTAAAATGTGCATAAAACACATTTATTATTCCTCTAAAATCTTCTGCCCCCGCCTCCGTGGCTTCTTCCGCTGCTGGACCGGTGGGTGGAGCTTCGCCCTGAGCTTTGTCCTGAACCTCCGGATGAGTGATTCTGCGTGGGTCTTGGTATGGGGGCCGATGTAATGAATCTGCGAATCAGATTGTCTCCTGAATCGCCAAAGGCAAATTTGGCATCCGCCCGGTAGGCCAGATGGCTGTTGGCCCTCTCCCGTTCGGTCTGCTCCATGGAATACCGCCGCTTCACTCCCAGGCATACCGAGCCCGCCACCCCGGCTGATACCAGAAATGCAGACATTCCTTCATACCAGCGTATGCTTCTGTAGATACTGATT is a window of Enterocloster clostridioformis DNA encoding:
- a CDS encoding GIY-YIG nuclease family protein, translating into MNYTYILTCADGTYYCGWTNDLDKRLKAHNQGKGAKYTRPRRPVVLSYYEAFETKQEAMRREYAIKHMSRTQKEHLIRETSPLRAGCLMPQSGTSSHSGRGFRP
- the trhA gene encoding PAQR family membrane homeostasis protein TrhA yields the protein MTAKLKHGITKVKDPGSALTHFIAMILAIIAAMPLLSKAGHDSGHMHISALAVFILSMIGLYAASTIYHTLDISPKINKLLRKIDHMMIFILIAGTYTPVCMIVLGDKTGWTMLTLVWGIAIVGILINALWITCPKWFSSLIYIAMGWVCILAITKILSSMPRAGFMWLLAGGIIYTAGGIIYAMKLPFFNSRHRYFGSHEIFHLFVMGGSLCHYVMMYRFVA
- a CDS encoding RluA family pseudouridine synthase, translating into MIPILYEDKDIIVVQKPAGLESQVSRGFAPDMVSEIRRYLHNPQDIHSRPQGASTAQPPYVGVIHRLDKPVEGIMVYGLNQKSTASLSASLQAGKMEKSYLAVVCGKPVDKQGTYVDYLRHCKENNTSKIVDKSDENGKKAVLNYRVLEVINNPGKQDQMLSLIDIELLTGRHHQIRVQFAGHATPLYGDGRYGGGLSTKSTAGTVDRARKKTGFGDGRQPLALCARRLAFPHPSGGKRMEFAMVPSSGAFAWFPDRARKLISAQECGKCHKEV